One Bermanella sp. WJH001 genomic region harbors:
- a CDS encoding ferric reductase-like transmembrane domain-containing protein yields the protein MSFLFVVLSVRHLKRWLKFNLQPMRRRLGLAAFIYALLHMMAYTALILGFEFSELAVDIQKRPYILVGALALILMLPLALTSTKGWQRRLKRKWKTLHLLVYPIAVLVLIHLWWQVRAGFLLASTMTFILLIMFILRFLPSQLAHRKTSSNL from the coding sequence ATGAGCTTTTTATTTGTCGTATTATCGGTTCGGCATTTAAAGCGCTGGTTGAAATTCAATCTACAACCAATGCGTCGAAGATTAGGCTTGGCTGCCTTCATTTATGCCTTATTGCATATGATGGCTTATACAGCGCTGATTTTGGGCTTTGAGTTTTCTGAGTTGGCGGTGGATATTCAAAAGCGCCCTTATATATTAGTGGGAGCACTGGCACTTATATTGATGTTGCCTCTAGCGCTCACATCAACAAAGGGCTGGCAGCGCAGACTAAAGCGAAAATGGAAGACGTTACATTTACTTGTATATCCAATTGCTGTTTTGGTGCTTATACATTTATGGTGGCAAGTCAGGGCTGGATTCTTACTGGCTAGTACCATGACATTTATTCTACTAATTATGTTTATTTTAAGATTTTTACCAAGTCAGCTTGCACATAGGAAAACGTCTTCTAATCTATAG
- the msrP gene encoding protein-methionine-sulfoxide reductase catalytic subunit MsrP, with protein MIIKPHEFKSSSNLTEADVTPESIYRDRRKFMRQGLYGLAATAFTGLSPSLFANKLNFKTTQYGAKETLTPEEAVTSYNNFYELGTGKEDPVRNASQLKTQDWTIEIEGHAEITGKFALEDIIKKQQLEERIYRLRCVEAWSMVIPWVGFSLADMLKQFKPTSKAKYVEFTSIYDPKNLSGQKSVFSTIDWPYVEGLRMDEAMNELSFMATGLYGKTLPNQNGAPIRLVVPWKYGFKSIKSIVKIRFTDQMPQTTWSQIAPSEYGFYANVNPTVDHPRWSQASERRLPTSFFNLKRIPTQMFNGYQEQVAHLYKGMDLTRNY; from the coding sequence ATGATCATCAAGCCTCACGAATTCAAATCCAGTTCTAACCTCACCGAAGCAGATGTCACCCCTGAGTCTATCTATCGAGATCGCCGAAAATTCATGCGGCAAGGTTTATATGGCTTAGCCGCCACCGCTTTTACTGGTCTTTCACCTTCATTATTTGCCAATAAGCTCAACTTTAAAACTACCCAGTACGGTGCTAAAGAAACTCTAACACCTGAAGAAGCGGTTACTTCATATAATAATTTTTATGAGTTAGGCACAGGCAAAGAAGACCCCGTTAGAAACGCTTCTCAACTTAAGACTCAGGACTGGACCATCGAAATAGAAGGGCATGCCGAAATAACCGGTAAATTCGCCCTTGAAGACATCATCAAAAAACAACAACTGGAAGAACGTATCTACCGTTTGCGTTGTGTCGAAGCTTGGTCAATGGTGATTCCTTGGGTGGGGTTCTCGCTGGCAGATATGCTCAAACAGTTTAAGCCAACATCTAAAGCTAAATATGTTGAGTTTACATCTATCTATGACCCTAAAAATTTGAGCGGACAAAAAAGCGTTTTTTCCACCATTGATTGGCCTTATGTCGAGGGTTTACGCATGGATGAAGCCATGAATGAATTGTCGTTTATGGCCACAGGTTTATATGGCAAAACATTGCCTAATCAAAATGGCGCACCAATTCGCTTAGTTGTTCCTTGGAAATACGGCTTTAAAAGCATCAAATCCATTGTAAAAATACGTTTCACTGATCAAATGCCTCAAACCACTTGGAGCCAGATCGCACCCAGTGAGTACGGCTTCTATGCCAATGTTAATCCGACAGTGGATCATCCGCGCTGGAGTCAGGCGAGCGAGCGAAGATTGCCAACAAGCTTCTTTAATTTAAAGCGCATACCTACTCAGATGTTCAATGGCTATCAAGAGCAAGTGGCGCATCTTTATAAAGGCATGGATTTAACGCGGAATTATTAA
- the pssA gene encoding CDP-diacylglycerol--serine O-phosphatidyltransferase → MSQADEQKVVSLNQDQEPVSAKEKLRSKGIYLLPNLFTTGALFSGFYAVVASMNGHFDKAAIAIFIAMILDGLDGRVARMTNTQSEFGAEYDSLADMVSFGVAPALVAFSWSLQSLGQAGWIAAFIYVAGAALRLARFNTQIDTADKNYFTGLASPAAAAIVAGTVWALNDYGVTGEQVSILMALVVGATGILMVSNVLYHSFKGFDLKGKVPFVAMLAVVGVFAVVAIDPPLILLAIFLVYGLSGPVVTAKKMFKERKSAQK, encoded by the coding sequence ATGTCTCAAGCAGATGAACAAAAGGTCGTTTCATTGAACCAAGATCAAGAGCCGGTTTCGGCAAAAGAAAAATTACGTAGTAAAGGCATTTATTTACTGCCAAATCTATTTACAACAGGCGCTTTGTTTTCCGGTTTTTATGCCGTAGTGGCGTCTATGAATGGTCATTTTGATAAAGCTGCCATTGCCATCTTTATCGCCATGATCTTAGACGGCTTAGATGGTCGTGTTGCTCGCATGACAAATACACAAAGTGAATTTGGTGCAGAATACGACTCACTTGCTGACATGGTGAGCTTTGGTGTGGCCCCTGCGTTAGTGGCTTTTAGCTGGTCGTTACAATCTCTGGGCCAAGCAGGTTGGATTGCTGCATTCATTTATGTGGCCGGTGCTGCTTTGCGTTTAGCGCGTTTTAATACTCAAATTGATACCGCAGATAAAAACTACTTCACTGGTTTAGCAAGCCCAGCGGCGGCTGCCATTGTGGCCGGTACGGTTTGGGCGCTCAATGATTACGGTGTGACAGGCGAGCAAGTCTCCATCCTAATGGCGCTTGTGGTCGGTGCCACTGGTATCTTAATGGTCAGCAATGTTCTTTATCACAGCTTTAAAGGCTTTGACCTTAAAGGTAAGGTGCCGTTTGTGGCCATGCTGGCCGTTGTGGGTGTTTTTGCCGTGGTAGCAATTGATCCACCTTTAATCCTTCTGGCCATCTTCTTGGTTTACGGTTTATCTGGTCCAGTCGTGACTGCAAAAAAAATGTTTAAAGAGCGTAAATCTGCTCAAAAGTAA
- the ilvY gene encoding HTH-type transcriptional activator IlvY codes for MDFKDLSQFIVLADTLHYGQAAQKCHTSASTISRVVQKLEEEVGQRLFERDRRDVRLTQAGAEFKEFALRTLEQYQQFQRQLHTQASELQGELSLYCTVTASYSFLSDLLRAFRERHPKVDIRLRTGDAAQAVDMALNGEVDIAIAARPDQLSPRLSFKPVTQVPLAFIAPNQPGPVADALAETSINWQNVPMILSEQGLGRVRVERWFKQQGIKPNIYGQVSGNEAIVSMVALGFGVGVVPELVLTNSPIAEKVKVLSITPSLEPFSVGLCVVNQHMSHPLVNAFWQVSEDWLKQ; via the coding sequence ATGGATTTCAAAGACTTATCTCAGTTTATTGTGCTCGCTGACACCCTGCATTACGGTCAAGCGGCACAAAAATGCCACACATCGGCCTCGACTATTTCTCGGGTTGTACAAAAGCTAGAAGAAGAAGTGGGTCAGCGTTTGTTTGAACGGGACCGTCGAGATGTGCGCTTAACCCAAGCTGGGGCTGAGTTTAAAGAGTTTGCCTTACGCACCTTAGAGCAATACCAGCAATTTCAGCGTCAATTGCATACCCAAGCCAGTGAGTTGCAAGGTGAGCTGAGTTTGTATTGTACGGTAACAGCGAGTTACAGCTTTTTATCCGACTTATTAAGGGCGTTTCGTGAGCGCCACCCTAAAGTGGATATTCGGCTGCGTACTGGTGACGCGGCGCAAGCGGTTGATATGGCTCTCAACGGAGAGGTCGATATTGCTATTGCAGCTCGGCCCGATCAACTATCGCCTCGGCTATCATTTAAACCAGTGACCCAGGTGCCATTAGCTTTCATAGCACCGAATCAGCCTGGGCCGGTGGCCGATGCTTTGGCTGAAACAAGTATTAACTGGCAGAACGTGCCCATGATCTTGTCTGAGCAAGGGCTTGGGCGTGTTAGGGTTGAACGCTGGTTTAAACAACAAGGCATAAAACCAAATATTTACGGACAGGTCTCAGGCAATGAGGCCATTGTGTCTATGGTGGCCCTTGGTTTTGGTGTTGGGGTTGTGCCTGAGCTGGTATTAACCAATAGCCCCATCGCTGAAAAAGTGAAAGTACTTAGTATCACCCCTAGTTTAGAGCCCTTTTCGGTAGGCTTGTGCGTGGTGAATCAGCACATGAGTCACCCCCTAGTAAATGCGTTTTGGCAGGTCAGCGAAGACTGGTTAAAGCAATAA
- the ilvC gene encoding ketol-acid reductoisomerase, which translates to MGQNYFNTLNLREQLDQLGRCRFMDRSEFANGCEALKGKKVVIIGCGAQGLNQGLNMRDSGLDVSYALREAAITEKRQSWKNATDNGFTVGTYQELVPTADLVCNLTPDKQHTDAVTTVMPLMKKGATLGYSHGFNIVEEGMQIREDLTVIMVAPKCPGSEVREEYKRGFGVPTLMAVHPENDPEGKGHEQAKAWASATGGDRAGVLESSFVAEVKSDLMGEQTILCGMLQTGAILGYEKMVADGIDGPYAAKLIQFGWETVTEALKIGGITNMMDRLSNPAKIKAFDMADDLKVLMRPLFRKHQDDIMTGEFSRTMMEDWANDDANLLKWREETAETGFEKEVACDVEIDEQEFFDKGIMLVAMVKAGVELAFETMVESGIVEESAYYESLHETPLIANTIARKKLYEMNVVISDTAEYGCYLFSHAAVPLLREQFMPNITTEVIGKGLNLKSNSVDNARLVDVNEEIREHPVEWVGQELRGYMTDMKRIVEASK; encoded by the coding sequence ATGGGTCAGAACTACTTCAACACTCTAAATTTACGCGAGCAACTAGACCAACTTGGTCGTTGTCGTTTCATGGACCGCAGCGAATTCGCTAACGGTTGTGAAGCGCTTAAAGGCAAAAAAGTTGTGATCATCGGTTGTGGTGCACAAGGCCTTAACCAAGGTCTTAACATGCGTGACTCTGGTCTAGACGTTTCTTACGCATTGCGTGAAGCGGCCATCACTGAAAAGCGTCAGTCTTGGAAAAACGCCACAGACAACGGTTTCACTGTTGGTACTTACCAAGAATTGGTTCCAACTGCTGACCTAGTATGTAACCTAACACCTGACAAGCAGCACACTGATGCAGTTACTACTGTTATGCCGCTTATGAAAAAAGGCGCAACCCTAGGTTACTCTCACGGTTTCAATATCGTTGAAGAAGGCATGCAAATCCGTGAAGACTTAACTGTCATCATGGTTGCACCTAAGTGCCCAGGTTCTGAAGTACGTGAAGAATACAAGCGTGGCTTTGGTGTTCCGACTCTTATGGCGGTTCACCCAGAGAACGATCCTGAAGGTAAGGGTCATGAACAAGCTAAAGCTTGGGCGTCTGCCACTGGTGGCGACCGTGCTGGTGTTCTAGAAAGCTCTTTCGTTGCTGAAGTGAAATCTGACCTTATGGGCGAGCAAACTATCCTTTGCGGTATGTTGCAAACTGGCGCCATCCTAGGTTATGAAAAAATGGTTGCTGACGGCATCGATGGCCCATACGCTGCCAAACTAATTCAGTTCGGTTGGGAAACGGTAACTGAAGCACTGAAAATCGGCGGCATCACTAACATGATGGATCGTCTATCTAACCCAGCTAAAATCAAAGCGTTTGATATGGCTGATGATCTTAAAGTGCTAATGCGTCCATTGTTCCGCAAGCACCAAGACGACATCATGACCGGCGAATTCTCTCGCACCATGATGGAAGACTGGGCGAACGACGATGCGAACCTGCTAAAATGGCGTGAAGAAACCGCTGAAACTGGCTTCGAAAAAGAAGTAGCTTGTGATGTTGAAATTGACGAGCAAGAGTTCTTCGACAAAGGCATCATGCTTGTAGCGATGGTTAAAGCGGGCGTTGAGCTTGCATTCGAAACCATGGTTGAGTCTGGTATCGTTGAAGAGTCTGCATACTACGAATCTCTACACGAGACTCCACTAATTGCTAACACCATCGCTCGTAAGAAACTTTACGAAATGAACGTGGTTATCTCTGATACTGCAGAATACGGTTGTTACTTGTTCTCTCACGCAGCGGTTCCATTGCTACGTGAACAGTTCATGCCTAACATCACGACAGAAGTGATTGGTAAAGGTCTAAACCTTAAGTCTAACTCTGTAGACAACGCACGTTTAGTTGACGTTAACGAAGAAATTCGTGAGCACCCAGTTGAGTGGGTTGGCCAAGAACTTCGTGGTTACATGACTGACATGAAGCGCATCGTAGAAGCATCTAAGTAA
- a CDS encoding DUF3450 domain-containing protein, with amino-acid sequence MHIITPLCLIVSLFFMASAHAEQNLLQESFDITHKTQKMGQDSQQVVDKLAKQQQELLQQYQRLLRKTEYQKEYNQELLLLKEEQATSIVTLQQKIEDVKLTKQQLLPLLREMTKTLEQFIQLDLPFHKENRLMGINDLKKLLSRSSVTITEKFRRVMAFYQAENDYNYDLEAYRDNIILNSESRSEQILRVGRNALYMQTLDGQLSALWNKNTQDWQILNNNFNRPIQKAIRITEQKAAPSLLTLPYLTSLDHSSNELNKGE; translated from the coding sequence ATGCACATCATAACGCCACTCTGCCTGATAGTTAGTCTGTTTTTCATGGCTTCTGCTCATGCAGAGCAGAACCTTTTACAAGAAAGTTTCGACATCACTCATAAAACCCAAAAAATGGGACAAGACAGTCAGCAAGTGGTCGATAAACTTGCCAAACAACAGCAAGAATTACTACAGCAATATCAAAGATTGCTACGTAAAACAGAGTACCAAAAGGAATATAATCAAGAGCTACTTTTGTTAAAAGAAGAACAAGCAACCAGCATAGTGACACTTCAGCAAAAAATTGAAGACGTAAAATTAACTAAACAACAGCTATTACCCTTATTAAGGGAAATGACTAAAACACTAGAGCAGTTTATCCAACTAGACCTTCCTTTCCACAAAGAAAATCGCTTAATGGGTATCAATGACTTAAAAAAATTATTGAGCCGAAGCAGCGTCACTATTACTGAAAAATTTCGACGGGTCATGGCCTTTTATCAAGCCGAGAATGACTACAACTATGATCTAGAGGCTTACCGTGACAATATAATATTAAATAGCGAATCACGCTCTGAACAAATATTACGTGTCGGTAGAAATGCTCTGTATATGCAAACGCTTGATGGTCAATTAAGCGCCTTATGGAATAAAAATACGCAAGACTGGCAAATACTCAATAATAACTTTAATCGCCCTATCCAAAAAGCAATCAGAATTACAGAACAAAAAGCAGCACCGAGCTTGTTAACTCTACCCTACTTAACATCCCTTGATCACTCATCAAATGAATTGAATAAAGGGGAATAA
- a CDS encoding MotA/TolQ/ExbB proton channel family protein, which produces MKITLTQLIIIFFLFIKNSAYGDILDDKGIKSLDELLITTKNLQQKEQLIYKEREARFLREKNQQQLIVDNAKSDWEKQQAIGNPLIKVTQDQKRKLDELQKELDKHVSELGDIHSLYSQFSGDFIARLQDSLVQAQIPERQKNLTKLQEGQTLASIKDMKTLWLLVMTEMTEAGKNSTFQATVVTPEGKSSTQNIIRMGTFSAFSNGQFLHYIPQNQELLVIAEQPSEHSLIQEFSSIALNNTNTKQSTEPVLSVIDPTRGELLALLGQSPSLYERLLQGKEVGYAIVILGAIGIFIILYRLIFLGVVWKKTNIQLNNLENPNNDNPLGRIFLQVKSMNPEQRQDDESLQLVLDEAIIKELPKLEQGHSLIKLFSAIAPLLGLLGTVIGMIATFQSISLFGSGDPKLMASGISQALVTTVLGLLVAIPLLLGHNILVSFSKILLQILDEQSAGILAKERESSQGIFNKEEVKHA; this is translated from the coding sequence ATGAAAATTACTTTAACTCAGTTGATCATAATTTTTTTCCTATTCATCAAAAACAGTGCCTATGGCGACATATTAGACGACAAGGGCATTAAATCATTAGATGAGCTTTTAATAACCACTAAAAATCTGCAACAAAAAGAGCAGCTAATTTACAAAGAAAGAGAAGCTCGATTTCTACGTGAAAAGAATCAACAACAATTAATCGTTGATAACGCCAAGTCAGACTGGGAAAAACAACAAGCTATCGGCAACCCCCTTATAAAAGTTACCCAAGATCAAAAAAGAAAGCTAGATGAACTACAAAAAGAGCTGGATAAACATGTGAGTGAACTCGGCGATATACATAGCTTATACAGCCAATTCAGCGGTGATTTTATCGCTCGCCTTCAAGATTCCTTAGTTCAAGCACAAATACCTGAGCGCCAAAAAAACCTAACAAAACTACAAGAAGGCCAAACACTCGCTAGTATAAAAGATATGAAAACGCTATGGCTTCTGGTAATGACAGAAATGACAGAAGCTGGAAAAAACTCAACTTTTCAGGCAACGGTTGTTACCCCTGAAGGTAAAAGTTCTACACAAAACATAATACGCATGGGGACATTCAGTGCATTTTCGAATGGCCAGTTTTTACACTACATTCCTCAAAACCAAGAACTATTGGTCATTGCCGAGCAACCTAGTGAACATAGTTTAATCCAAGAATTTAGCTCAATAGCTTTAAATAATACAAACACTAAACAAAGTACGGAGCCTGTATTGAGTGTGATTGATCCAACACGAGGTGAATTGCTTGCCCTACTTGGACAAAGCCCAAGTTTATATGAGCGATTACTACAGGGTAAAGAAGTAGGCTATGCCATTGTTATATTAGGTGCCATCGGAATATTCATCATTTTATATCGTTTAATATTCCTCGGAGTCGTTTGGAAAAAGACTAATATACAGCTGAACAATCTAGAAAATCCGAACAATGACAACCCATTAGGTCGTATTTTTTTACAAGTGAAAAGTATGAATCCAGAGCAACGACAAGATGATGAGAGTCTGCAACTGGTATTAGACGAAGCCATAATCAAAGAATTACCAAAGCTTGAACAAGGTCATAGCTTAATTAAACTATTTTCTGCTATTGCCCCTTTACTTGGACTACTTGGCACAGTGATCGGAATGATCGCAACGTTTCAGAGTATCAGTTTATTTGGCAGCGGTGATCCGAAATTAATGGCATCGGGAATCTCTCAAGCCTTAGTAACAACCGTACTAGGTTTATTGGTTGCAATACCATTATTGCTTGGCCACAACATACTTGTTTCATTCAGTAAAATATTATTGCAAATTCTCGATGAACAAAGTGCTGGTATATTAGCCAAAGAACGCGAGTCATCCCAAGGAATCTTCAATAAAGAAGAAGTCAAACATGCTTAA
- a CDS encoding MotA/TolQ/ExbB proton channel family protein: MLNESLIVLFQQFFEQGGNIIPALFLLALILWTLIIERFYFIKVTYPKLSKHQINSWSIREDKQSWNAHKIREQLISKNNAQLHLWLSSIKVLIAICPLLGLLGTVSGMVTVFDVIAVTGNSNARAMSSGIYKATLPTMVGLCLALSALYFSHNIKQLVLKHSAQFEDRLNVRKNTPQHSQGAL, from the coding sequence ATGCTTAACGAATCACTAATTGTTTTATTTCAACAATTTTTTGAACAAGGTGGGAACATTATCCCCGCTTTATTTCTGTTAGCGCTAATTTTATGGACTCTCATCATAGAGCGTTTTTATTTTATTAAAGTAACTTATCCAAAGCTGTCGAAACATCAAATAAACAGCTGGTCCATAAGAGAAGATAAGCAGTCTTGGAATGCACATAAAATTCGAGAACAGCTCATCTCAAAAAATAATGCTCAATTACACCTATGGTTATCTAGCATCAAAGTCTTGATTGCGATCTGTCCGCTGCTAGGTTTGCTCGGAACGGTAAGTGGAATGGTGACAGTATTTGATGTAATTGCAGTAACAGGAAACAGTAACGCCAGGGCCATGAGTTCTGGTATCTATAAAGCCACACTACCCACCATGGTTGGATTGTGTTTGGCATTATCTGCATTGTATTTTAGTCACAACATTAAACAATTAGTACTGAAACACAGCGCCCAATTTGAAGACAGATTAAACGTCCGAAAAAATACACCTCAGCATTCACAGGGGGCTTTATGA
- a CDS encoding biopolymer transporter ExbD, whose amino-acid sequence MSTRRHHVQQDESDLDITPMLDIVFIMLIFFIVTTSFVKESGIEVNSPSAVTSVNQDKASIFIAINENSEVWIDKRQVDITTVRAIIARLHTSNPDGSVVIQADKLVSADQLMTVMDQVRQAGVHNIALAAKSQ is encoded by the coding sequence ATGAGCACGCGTCGTCATCATGTTCAACAGGACGAAAGTGATTTAGATATCACCCCTATGCTGGATATTGTATTTATCATGCTTATCTTTTTTATTGTCACGACTTCATTTGTGAAAGAATCGGGCATCGAGGTAAATTCCCCCTCAGCGGTCACATCCGTGAATCAAGATAAAGCCAGTATCTTCATTGCCATCAACGAAAATTCAGAGGTTTGGATTGATAAGCGACAAGTGGATATCACGACTGTACGAGCAATTATTGCACGGCTTCATACCAGCAACCCTGATGGTTCTGTGGTTATTCAAGCAGACAAACTTGTATCGGCCGATCAACTCATGACGGTAATGGATCAAGTTAGACAAGCCGGTGTTCATAACATTGCCTTGGCAGCGAAGAGTCAATAA
- a CDS encoding TonB family protein yields the protein MRIVLSLCISVFIVISLFYVIIGLIHQDISSVEIEEELVRVNIENVKKEAHKEETKPRKKTLIEPEPILKSDIKPNLTQKSNNSNQPFINLSGAKTEFQFQSKDMPKFQENWVQPNTSAQADAEALGESIGDNPETLRKVIPISTRQPQIPKIAWENKINGWVLVSLEVKPSGRTENIQVVDASPRGVFEDEAVAAVSSWLYESSKGGNRRLLQNIEFQWKNYPYNWE from the coding sequence ATGCGTATAGTATTATCTTTATGTATATCTGTTTTTATCGTCATCTCATTATTTTATGTGATCATTGGCTTGATTCATCAAGATATCTCTTCTGTGGAAATAGAAGAAGAACTGGTACGGGTCAATATTGAAAATGTAAAAAAAGAAGCACATAAAGAAGAAACAAAACCTAGAAAAAAAACGCTCATAGAGCCAGAGCCAATTCTAAAAAGTGACATTAAGCCTAATCTTACTCAAAAATCTAACAACTCAAATCAACCATTCATTAACTTAAGTGGTGCTAAAACGGAATTTCAATTTCAATCGAAAGACATGCCAAAGTTTCAAGAAAACTGGGTTCAACCGAACACATCCGCCCAAGCAGACGCAGAAGCATTAGGCGAAAGCATTGGCGATAACCCTGAAACATTACGAAAAGTCATCCCCATTAGTACTCGACAACCTCAGATCCCTAAAATTGCATGGGAAAATAAAATCAATGGCTGGGTGTTGGTGTCATTAGAGGTGAAGCCTTCAGGTCGCACTGAAAATATACAAGTTGTAGATGCCTCCCCTAGAGGTGTATTTGAAGATGAAGCGGTAGCAGCCGTTAGCAGTTGGTTATATGAATCATCTAAAGGGGGAAATCGCAGGTTGCTACAAAACATTGAATTTCAATGGAAGAATTACCCATACAACTGGGAATAA
- a CDS encoding rubredoxin, with the protein MKIWECVVCGIVYDEAKGWPEEGIAAGTKWEDVPSDWLCPDCGVGKDAFEMVEI; encoded by the coding sequence ATGAAAATTTGGGAATGTGTTGTTTGCGGAATTGTTTATGACGAAGCTAAAGGCTGGCCCGAAGAAGGTATCGCTGCGGGCACAAAGTGGGAGGATGTGCCCAGTGATTGGTTGTGCCCAGACTGCGGTGTGGGAAAAGATGCGTTTGAGATGGTAGAGATATAG
- a CDS encoding sterol desaturase, which produces MEDLLKVAVMVFIVVAAVWEFASGRDRGGKRTKQDWQMAFLATFMMAVVQRPVLAIVVSVMLSGVFPNSAGSLAWLQEEYFWFALIGYFCIEEFLHGSSHLFAHMKRPKNKTLQWIQAFYKMSHRPHHLSGGQDNKGQLTVTQTFINGWAWWFILPNFWFQITCLYLGLTEVFIIATVFKGLWSAHTHVNWNYDLYFLNHKYKWVRNTMWALCHVICFPTQHHQHHSRGKNSAKNVTATLAIYDWLIFKTLVIETTKPEIYGWRQSDDEANSVLKRYFNTNVKKYMPGR; this is translated from the coding sequence ATGGAAGATTTGTTAAAAGTCGCGGTGATGGTGTTTATTGTCGTTGCAGCCGTCTGGGAGTTTGCTTCCGGCAGAGATAGAGGTGGCAAACGAACCAAACAGGACTGGCAAATGGCCTTTCTGGCAACTTTTATGATGGCAGTGGTGCAGCGCCCAGTATTAGCCATAGTGGTGAGTGTGATGCTGTCGGGCGTATTTCCAAACAGTGCGGGCAGTCTGGCTTGGCTGCAGGAAGAGTACTTTTGGTTTGCCTTGATTGGCTATTTTTGTATTGAGGAGTTTTTACACGGCAGCTCTCACTTGTTTGCGCATATGAAGCGCCCTAAAAACAAAACGCTACAGTGGATTCAAGCCTTTTATAAAATGAGCCATCGCCCTCATCATTTATCTGGAGGGCAAGACAACAAGGGGCAGCTAACGGTAACTCAAACGTTTATTAATGGTTGGGCGTGGTGGTTTATCTTACCTAATTTTTGGTTTCAAATTACCTGCTTATATTTAGGGTTAACCGAAGTTTTTATCATTGCTACGGTGTTTAAAGGGTTGTGGTCTGCTCATACTCATGTGAATTGGAATTACGATTTGTATTTTTTAAACCACAAATACAAGTGGGTGCGCAACACAATGTGGGCATTGTGTCATGTGATTTGTTTTCCTACGCAGCACCACCAACATCACTCACGTGGTAAAAATTCGGCAAAAAACGTAACTGCGACGTTAGCGATTTATGATTGGCTCATTTTTAAAACCCTTGTAATCGAAACTACTAAACCTGAAATTTATGGCTGGCGTCAATCTGACGATGAAGCTAATAGTGTTTTAAAACGTTATTTTAATACCAATGTGAAAAAATACATGCCGGGTCGATAA
- a CDS encoding LysR substrate-binding domain-containing protein: MRTSKGVVPTPKAELLYQDIQGGLSLLRQGLSQQRGFNPKAQPHNFRILSGDYFEFVLLPQLIGAIEGGGLQVRFNLKPIFDDSAKQLVHAQADVMLDAFPIKDERIHCEVVTEETLVVVARKDHPDIQDALSLSDFFSATHAVLPNRGRLLPLDKILDKPLKQERKIGVQVTQYISLLAAVANSNYIATAPKQLANRYADALGLLIYDFPIPVPPVPIYMMWSKAFDHDPAHQWLLKKLRLIINNMNLE, from the coding sequence GTGCGCACCAGCAAAGGGGTTGTTCCTACCCCAAAGGCCGAGTTACTTTATCAAGATATTCAAGGTGGATTATCACTGTTGCGCCAGGGATTAAGCCAACAACGAGGGTTTAATCCAAAAGCTCAACCCCATAATTTTCGTATATTAAGCGGGGATTATTTTGAGTTTGTGCTGTTACCCCAGCTTATTGGTGCAATAGAAGGTGGTGGACTACAGGTTCGCTTTAACCTAAAACCCATTTTTGATGATTCTGCCAAACAGCTGGTTCACGCTCAGGCTGATGTGATGCTGGATGCGTTTCCTATCAAAGATGAGCGCATTCATTGTGAAGTGGTAACAGAAGAAACGCTTGTGGTCGTTGCCCGAAAGGATCACCCAGACATACAAGACGCTCTGAGTTTGTCAGATTTTTTCAGTGCCACTCATGCCGTGCTGCCAAATCGTGGACGTTTATTACCTTTAGATAAAATACTCGACAAACCTCTCAAACAAGAGCGCAAGATCGGCGTGCAAGTGACCCAGTACATTAGCTTGTTAGCCGCGGTGGCTAACAGTAATTATATTGCGACAGCCCCTAAACAACTGGCAAACCGTTATGCTGATGCACTGGGGTTGCTAATCTATGACTTTCCAATACCGGTACCACCAGTGCCGATTTATATGATGTGGTCAAAAGCATTTGATCATGACCCAGCCCATCAATGGTTGCTGAAAAAATTACGGCTGATCATTAATAATATGAACCTAGAATAA